One stretch of Miscanthus floridulus cultivar M001 chromosome 18, ASM1932011v1, whole genome shotgun sequence DNA includes these proteins:
- the LOC136523435 gene encoding cysteine synthase-like produces MIEDAEERGLISPGVTTLVEPTSGNMGLGLVLFAIQKGYRLIAVMPAKYSLDKQILLRFMGAELHLTDPALGFPGMFDKVEQLRKQLPNVHVLNQVTNKANSEAHFRLTGMDIICVQMVLISRRLRPPEQAGKVDIFVAGSGTGGTVSGVGKYLKMQKPGVKIICVEPAESPVISGGAPGKHKIQGVGPGFIPEVLDTSVIDETVTVTTEEAMANARRLAKEEGLLVGISSGANLAACLKVASREENRGKMIVTVFPSGGERYMNSDLFADVREECIAMTF; encoded by the exons ATGATAGAAGATGCAGAGGAGAGGGGATTGATTTCACCTGGAGTCACAACACTAGTCGAGCCGACGAGCGGTAACATGGGGTTAGGATTGGTTCTATTTGCTATTCAGAAAGGTTACAGGCTCATTGCAGTTATGCCAGCTAAATATTCGCTTGACAAGCAGATCTTGTTGAGATTCATGGGTGCTGAGCTGCACTTAACTG ATCCGGCCCTTGGTTTTCCGGGCATGTTTGACAAAGTTGAACAGCTCCGAAAACAACTGCCTAACGTACATGTTCTGAATCAAGTTACGAATAAAGCAAATTCTGAAGCGCACTTTAGATTGACCGGTATGGATATAATATGTGTTCAAATGGTGCTTATATCTCG tcgtttacggcctcccgaacaggctggcaAGGTGGACATATTTGTGGCCGGTTCAGGCACAGGAGGCACTGTTTCTGGTGTCGGAAAGTATCTGAAGATGCAAAAGCCAGGCGTCAAGATCATCTGCGTTGAGCCTGCAGAAAGCCCAGTGATTTCAG GTGGCGCGCCTGGCAAGCATAAAATCCAGGGAGTAGGGCCAGGATTTATACCTGAAGTCCTAGACACCTCAGTCATCGACGAGACTGTCACAGTGACCACTGAGGAGGCCATGGCGAACGCGAGGAGGCTGGCCAAGGAAGAGGGCCTGCTAGTGGGCATTTCTTCCGGAGCAAACCTGGCAGCTTGCTTGAAG GTCGCTTCGAGAGAGGAGAACAGGGGCAAGATGATCGTCACCGTGTTCCCGAGTGGTGGCGAGAGATACATGAACTCCGACCTCTTTGCAGATGTACGAGAGGAGTGCATCGCCATGACATTTTGA